TTTTATCGAAAAATAAATTTTTCACGAAAATGGCCAAGAAATACGGTCTTCGTTTAGGGGCAAAACGTTTTGTTTCAGGCGAAACGGTTGAACAGTCAGTGGAAGTTATCAAGGAACTAAATAGTAAGAACCTTGCGGCTACCGTTGATTTTCTTGGCGAATTCGTCGACAATGAAAGAGAAGCGAATGAGAGAGCCGAAAGTTCAATTGAGATGATAATAGCGATTGGACGTGAAAAATTGAATGCCCAGTTGAGTGTTAAGATGACTTCGCTCGGCTTTGATATTTCTGAAAAAGTAGTTATGAATAATATGCGCAGGATCATGGACACTGCCAAAGAAAATAATGTTTTTGTGACCATCGATATGGAGGACTATGAGCGCTGCCAGAAGACTCTTGATATTTTTAAACAGCTGAAGTCCGAGTACGATAACATCGGTACGGTCATCCAGGCTTATCTATACAGGACTGAAAAGGATATCGAGGACTTGAATCAATATTCCCCGAACCTCCGTCTTGTTAAAGGAGCTTATAAAGAGTCACCAGAAGTGGCCTTCCCAGAGAAGAAAGATGTCGATGAAAACTTCAAGAAGATCATCAAAATGCATTTGTTGAATGGCAACTACACTGCAGTTGCTTCACATGATGACAATATCATCAACTTCACAAAAGAATTCGCCAAAGAAAACAATATCCCGAAAAGCCAGTTCGAATTCCAGATGCTTTTTGGAATCATGCCGGAAAGGCAGTTGCAGCTTGCGGCAGAAGGTTACACGATGCGCGTCTATGTCCCATTCGGTACTGACTGGTACGGCTATTTCATGCGCCGCCTTGCAGAACGCCCGGCAAACGTGGCATTTGTTTTAAAAGGAATGTTGAAGAAATAAACATCAGGCTGACCGTGTCAGCCTGTTTTTATTTACTTTTTATACTGGCTGTTCTGGCTGTTCTGTTTTCTTTCGCCGCCCTGTCCCATTGACGGGCCCGCATCTCCTTTGACGCTGGCTGCACTGACTCCAGCCTTTGATGGATTCTTTTTCATCCTTGCCATGATCATTACCTCCGTGTTTTTTAATGATAAGAGTATCGCTTGTTTAGGATGCCCAAGTCTTTGGAAATAAGCATAAGCATTAAAAATTCAAAAAATTTTCTTTTTTCCGCACCTTATTATTGCGGAAATTTTTTAAATATTTTATAGTAGTAATTAACAGAACTCATTTATATGCATATTTTTTTGGTGCAAAAATGAATGAGTATTCATTCAAAAAGAGTCAAAGGGGGAGACAAATTTGATGCGACAAATTCAAAAGGCAGCGGTGCTTGGTTCAGGTGTCATGGGATCAGGGATTGCCGCACATCTGGCAAACATCGGGATTCCGACATTGCTGCTGGATATTGTACCTCGGGAATTAACGGAACAGGAAAAAGCGAAAGGCCTGACACTTGAAGACAAGCAGGTGCGCAACCGGATAAGTGCAGGAGCACTGCAAAAGTTATTGAAGCAAAAACCAGCGCCTTTGGCCTCCAAAAAGAATCTTGCTCTAATTGAAGCGGGCAACTTCGAAGATGATATGGAAAAACTTAAGGATGTAGACTGGGTAATCGAAGTAGTAGTTGAAAACCTTGATATTAAAAAGAAAGTTTTTACTGATGTAGATAAATACCGCAAGCAGGGAAGCATCATCAGCTCAAATACCTCAGGAATCTCTGTCGAGGCAATGGCTGAAGGACGTTCCGAAGATTTCAGGAAGCATTTCCTTGGCACGCACTTCTTCAACCCGCCACGCTACTTGAAGCTGCTTGAAGTGATTCCTACTAAAGATACGGATCCTGAAGTTCTTTCCTTCGTGAAGAATTTCGGTGAAGACCAGCTCGGGAAAGGTGTCGTTGAAGCGAAGGATACACCTAACTTCATCGCGAACCGAATCGGTACCTACGGATTGCTGGTCACAGTAAGAGAAATGGTAAAAGGCGGATTTAGTGTTGGTGAAGTCGACTCAGTGACTGGTCCAATGATTGGACGTCCTAAGAGCGCAACATTCCGCACACTGGATGTAGTTGGTCTAGATACTTTTGCACATGTTGCGAAAAACGTGTATGACCAGGTTGAAGGGGAAGAAAAGGAAGTCTTTGAAGTACCTGGATTCATGAAGAAGATGCTTGAGAACGGGTGGCTTGGAAGCAAGTCAGGGCAGGGATTCTTCCTGAAACAAGGAAAGGAAATCCTCGAACTTGATCCACAGACACTGGATTACGGACCGCGCAAAAAATTAAAGACAGCGTCTACTGAAATGGCCAAGCAGGAAAAAGGGCTTGCCAATAAAATGAAAGCGCTTGTTTATGCGAAGGACCGCGCTGGTGAGCTGTTATGGAATATTTTCAGCCCTGTGTTGGTTTACTCCGCTGACCTTCTCGGCACGATTGCTGACGATATCGTCGCGGTTGACCGAGCGATGAAGTGGGGCTTCGGCTGGGAAATGGGTCCTTTCGAAGCATGGGATGCACTAGGTGTAGAAAAGGCCATCAGCAAAATGGAAGCTGAAGGCAAGACTGTCCCTGCATGGGTAAAAGAAATGGTCGAACAAGGCTTCACTTCATTCTACAAAGAAGAAGATGGCAGACTGAGCTATTACCACAATGGTGAATACGTTGCAGTAGAAGAAAATCCAAAGGCAATCAACCTGAAGCTTTTGAAGAAGCAAAATGGAGTCATCAAAAAGAATGGCGGAGCAAGCCTGATCGACCTTGGCGATGGCATCGCATTGCTGGAATTCCACTCACACAGCAACTCAATCGGGCCTGACATCCTTCAGATGATCAACTTCGCGATTGATGAAGTTGAAAAGAACTATAAGGGTCTTGTAATCGGCAACCAGGGCAAAAACTTCTCAGTTGGTGCGAACCTGGCAATGATCCTGATGGAAGCTCAGGACGACAACATCTGGGATCTTGATATGGTCGTTCGCCAATTCCAGCAGACGACTATGAAAATCAAATACAGCTCCAAGCCAATTGTAGCTGCTCCATTTGGAATGACTCTGGGCGGCGGAGCGGAAATGTGCTTGCCGGCAGCCCATATCCAGGCTTCGATGGAAACATATATGGGACTCGTAGAAGCAGGTGTAGGCCTGATTCCAGGCGGCGGCGGAAACAAGGAGCTTTACATCAAGCATCTTGAAGGACTGCCAAAAGGTGTTGATTTTGATCTTCAAAAGGTTGCCAATAAAGTCTTCGAAACAATCGCGATGGCTAAAGTCTCCACTTCAGGAGAGGAAGCCCGTGAAAATAACTTCCTGAATGAAGCAGATGGCATCAGTGTGAACAGCGATCACTTGTTATATGATGCGAAACAGGCTGCATTGAATTTATATGAAAGCGGTTATAAGGCGCCAGTGAGAAAGAAAGTACCTGTAACGGGCGAGCCGGGATATGCAACACTGCTGCTGGGTGCTCAAACAATGCAACTGTCAGGTTACATTTCTGAACACGACTTGAAAATCGCCAAGAAACTAGCGTATGTGATCTCTGGCGGAAAAGTGCCATACGGAACCGAAGTAGATGAGCAATATTTGCTTGACCTAGAAAGAGAAGCGTTCCTAAGCCTTGTGGCAGAACCGAAATCACAGCAACGCATGCAGCATATGCTTGTTAAAGGAAAGCCATTGCGCAACTAATAGATTGATAGTTTCAAAGTGAAATATACATTTAACATCAGAGGAAAGAGAGGGAATGAGATGAGAGAAGCGGTAATCGTAGCTGGAGCCCGGACACCGGTCGGAAAAGCAAAAAAAGGAACTCTTGCTAATGTCCGGCCTGATGATCTTGGAGCTCTTGTAGTAAGAGAAACTCTAAAACGAGCAGGCAATTATGAAGGGAATATTGATGATTTAATCATTGGCTGTGCAATGCCAGAAGCAGAGCAAGGCTTGAATATGGCGCGTAATATTGGTGCACTTGCCGGACTGTCACATGAAGTGCCGGCGATTACAATCAACCGTTATTGTTCTTCAGGACTGCAGGCGATTGCGAATGCATCGGAAAGAATCATGCTTGGGCATGCAGATACAATCATCGCTGGAGGAGCGGAATCAATGAGCCTGGTGCCAATGATGGGCCATGTCGTCCGCCCGAATGCGAAATTGGCTGAAACGGCTCCGCAATATTATATGGGAATGGGCCATACAGCTGAGGAAGTAGCCAAGAAGTACGGAATTTCCCGTGAAGAACAGGATGCTTTTGCAGTAAGAAGCCATCAGCGCGCGGCAAAAGCAATTCAGGAAGGCAAATTCGAGGATGAAATCGTTCCAGTCGATGTAACCCTCCGTACAGTAGGAAAAGACAATAAGCTTGTTGAAAAGACAATCCAATTCAAACAGGATGAAGGCGTACGTCCTGACACGAACCTGGAAACACTTGCGAAACTGCGACCGGCCTTCAATATCAAAGGGACAGTAACTGCAGGGAACTCCTCTCAGACTAGTGACGGAGCAGCGGCAGTCATGGTCATGGATCGCGAAAAGGCAGAATCTCTTGGATTGAAGCCGCTCGCTAAATTTAGGTCATTCGCTTTAGGTGGAGTACCGCCTGAAATCATGGGAATCGGTCCCGTGGTAGCGATTCCTAAAGCATTGAAGCTTGCTGGGCTGCAAGTTTCAGATATCGGTGTGTTCGAACTGAACGAAGCCTTCGCTTCCCAATCGATCCAGGTCATCCGTGAGTTAGGCCTTGATGAAGATAAGGTCAACGTGAACGGCGGAGCGATCGCATTGGGCCACCCGCTGGGAACAACTGGTGCGAAACTGACTTTAACAGTGATCCACGAAATGAAACGCAGAAATGAGCAATTCGGTGTCGTTACAATGTGTATCGGCGGCGGCATGGGTGCAGCTGGAGTCTTTGAACTATTATAAAACAATACATGGAGGGGCTGAGGCCCCTCCCAAAAATGGATAGGAGGAACAATAAATGGGTAACCAAACAGAAAAGCTTGTAAAAGGCGGAAGTTTCTTAATCGAAGACGTAACATACGACCATGTCTTCACTCCAGAGGATTACACAGATGAGCACAAAATGATCGCAAAAACAACTGAGGATTTCGTCACGAACGAAGTATTGCCTCAGGTTGAATATATCGAGCAGCACGAGTTTGACCGCACTGTGAAACTATTGAAGGAAGCTGGAGAGCTTGGCCTTCTTGGAGCAGACGTTCCAGAAGAATACGGCGGTTTGAGCCTTGATAAAATCAGCTCAGCTTTGATTGCTGAGAAAATGGCAGTTGCAGGCGGATTCTCTATCTCCCACGGTGCACACGTAGGAATCGGTTCATTGCCGATCGTGCTTTTCGGTAATGAAGAGCAAAAGCAAAAATACCTTCCTGCACTGGCAACTGGCGAAAAGCTTGCAGCCTACGCACTTACTGAGCCAGGTTCAGGATCAGACGCATTAGGAGCAAAGACAACAGCTAAGCTGAATGCTGAGGGCACTCACTACGTGCTTAATGGTGAAAAGCAATGGATCACAAACGCTGGCTTTGCCGACGTATTCGTTGTTTACGCTAAAATCGATGGCGAACAATTCACAGCTTTCATCGTTGAAAGAGAATACCCAGGAGTATCAGTCGGTGCAGAAGAGAAGAAAATGGGTATCAAGAGCTCTTCTACTCGTACATTGATTCTTGAAGATGCACAGGTTCCAGTTGAAAACCTACTTGGTGAAGCTGGAAAAGGCCACCTTATCGCATTCAATATCCTTAACATCGGACGCTACAAGTTAGGTGTAGGCGCAACTGGCGGAGCAAAGCAGGCATTCGGGCTGACTGTAAAGTATGCTAACCAGCGTCAGCAGTTCAAGACGCCGATTTCCCAGTTCAATCTTACAAAGGAAAAGCTAGCTACAATGGCTTCCAAAATCTATGCAACAGAAAGTTCTGTATACCGTACAGTAGGTTTGTTCGAAGAGAGAATGAACCAGTTGTCTGAAGAAGAAATCAACAACGGCAAAGCAGTTGCTGACTCAATTGCTGAGTACGCAATCGAGTGCTCGATGAACAAAGTATTCGCAACTGAAACACTTGACTATGTTGTTGATGAAGGTGTACAGATCCACGGTGGATATGGCTTCATGCAAGAGTATGAAATCGAAAGAGCTTACCGTGACTCAAGAATCAACCGTATTTTCGAAGGAACAAACGAAATCAACCGCTTATTGGTACCGGGAACATTCCTGCGCAAGGCAATGAAGGGTGAGCTTCCATTATTGCAAAAGGCACAACAGCTGCAGGAAGAGCTAATGATGCTTATGCCTGAAGAGCCAGGCGATGAGCCGCTGGCACAGGAAAAATATCTTGTGAAAAACGCGAAGAAAATCGGCTTGCTTGCAGCTGGTTTGGCAGCTCAAAAGTTCGGCAAAGCATTGGAAAAAGAGCAGGAAATCCTCGTTAATATCGCGGATATCATCTCAAATGCTTATTCTATGGAATCTGCTGTGCTTCGCACAGAAAAGGCAATCGACAAAGATGGGCTTGAAAAGAGCAAGCAAAAGCTTCTTTACACACAAATCTTCTGCCAAGAAGCATTTAATGAAATCGAGCGTGACGCAAAAGAAACTCTTGTTGCAACAGAAGAAGGAGACGCGCTTCGCATGTTGACTTCAGCATTGCGCAAGTTCACAAGACATACTCCAATCAACGTCATTGCGAAGAAACGTGAAGCAGCTGAGAAGCTGATCGAAGCAGAGCGTTTCATCGTTTAATCTGATGATATTTGAACACTTCTCCTGTTTTCTGGGAGGAGTGTTTTACTTTTTATGAACTACCTTTTAATTCATGCAGGAATTTTGCGAATTATGTTGAATTAAGTAATGGATGCCGAAAATATTGGGGAAATTAAACACGGAATGTTAGTATTTTTCAGCCTTATTATGTTACTATCCGATTAGAGGGTTTCATTAATGGGATACTAGCAAAGGGTGGTGAAAAATATGGCAAAGACGTTTTATTGGTACCCTAAATGCGGTACATGCAGGAACGCCAAGAAATGGTTGGACCAGCATGAAGTGGACTATAATGAAGTACATATTGTCGAAAATCCACCTTCCCAATCTCAGCTTGAAGAAATGCTGGATAAAAGCGGCCTCGATATTAAGAAATTCTTCAATACGAGCGGCCAAAAGTACCGGGAACTGGGGATGAAAGACAAAATCAAGACAGCATCCAAAAGTGAGCTGCTGGAACTGCTTGCATCTGACGGCATGCTCATCAAACGCCCGCTGATGACAGACGGGGAAAAAGTAACTGTGGGCTTCAAAGAGGAAGAGTTCGAAAAAGCCTGGCTGTAATTTTGGTCCCATCGATATTAATCGATAGAGATATACAATTGGAGGGATAGTCAATGAATGCACCGAAAGAGTTGCGTTATTCTGAAGAACACGAGTGGGTAAAAGTTGAAGGAGAAAAGGTTACCATCGGAATCACGGATTTTGCTCAATCTGAACTAGGCGACATCGTATTCGTCGAACTGCCAGAAGTAGGCGACGAAATCACTGTTGACCAGCCATTCGGAAGTGTAGAGTCCGTAAAAACGGTATCAGAGCTTTATGCACCAGTAAGCGGCAAGGTAGTGGGAATTAACGAAGAGTTAAATGACAGCCCAGAATTCGTTAACGAATCTCCATACGAAAAAGCATGGATGATTACTGTCGAGCTATCTGACAGCAGCGAAGTAGAAAAGCTTATGACAGCTGAACAATACGAAGAAATGATCAAAGAATAAATTCGCCAAAACGCCTTGATGCATTCAAGGCGTTTTCTATTGAGAAATATTTTATTGTTAAATCGAAAATTGTCTAGCTCCAGCGCCTAGCCCCTCGAGTCGTTTCGATCCGCCCAATAAAGTCAAAGAGCGACTTCAGTGGGCGACTCTCTGAGACACGGGACGTGTAAACCCGCCAGCCACAGGACGTGGCGTATTAGGCGGGGAACGCTTGTCGGCTGAACAAGTTGCTTCTGCTTTTCTAATAAGCTCCTTCATTTTTCCATCAATTCATTCCACGAAATAGGACAAACTAAAAGTAATCGACTATCCAAGAAGGGTGAAAATGATGACACTAAACAAACAAAAACTTGATATAACTGACAGGGTGACAGGAAAGCTTGTAAACGGCCAGGTACAGCTTTATCTGGAAAAGGAACACATTGGAACAATAAAGCTTCCAGAAGGAATGCAGATGGAATTGGAGCATCACTTTGAAGCGGAACAGAATAAGATTTACCAGCATGTATCAGTGCCGGATCAATCGGAACCTCGGTATACTGATTGTGATGAAGGCGGCTGGTGTTAAACAAATCCAAACAGCGGCCAGCCATGCCGCTGTTTTTTTATAAGGGAGAGTTCTCTATCAGCCCGAATGGAGGGGCAGGTTCGCAAAGGTCGTATAGAAAGATTCTATAAGCCTATAAAGGAAGTTAGACGGCCTACAAATTCACATAGGCAAAGTTATTGTAAAAATAAAGCATAATGTCGTACCCGCAGGCTGGTCTAAATTTTTGCAATCTCCCATAAAAACAGTAACAATAGAAATACGAAAGTTAACCGCACAAATGAATTATTAATGTTTATAATGTTGTAAAGTAATTATTTTCTGGTGCATAGGTGGTTATGACGATGGACGAAAATCACAAGGTGATCATAGTAGAGGGTTCGTCAGACAAAAAGAAAGTGCAAGCCGTGCTAAATGAACCGGTCGAAATTATTTGTACAAATGGGACGATTGGTGTTTCAAAGCTTGATGAGCTGATTGATTCCCTTTTTGATAAAGACGTATATATCCTCGTGGATGCGGATGCATCAGGGGAAAAGCTGAGAAAGCAATTCAAGAGGGAATTTCCTGAGGCTAACCATTTGTACATTGACAGGATGTACAGGGAAGTGGCGACGGCACCGGAAAATCACATTGCTACAGTTTTAATTGGAGCAAATATCGACGTTCATGCAGAGTATTTAGAAAAAGGATGACTGTAGATGGAAGAATGGACAAAGGCAGAGATGGAAAACTTCCTGGAGGAAAAACGATCAGGATACCTATATTTCTACACGCCAATGTGCGGAACATGCCAGGTGGCAAGTAAAATGCTGACGGTTATAGAGCAGCTGTTGCCTGATGTACTGTCGGGAAAAGCAGACTTAAATTACCTGCCAGAGATGGCAGCACGCTTTGAAATACAAAGTGTTCCATGTCTGATTGTGTTAAAAAAAGGAGAGGTTCAGGAGAAAATTTACGCTTTTCAATCTGTTCCGTATCTATTCGAAAAACTTAAAGAGGTAAAAGTTTAAATAAGCGGCTTAGCCGTTTTTTTTTGTCTAATTTACATTC
This DNA window, taken from Mesobacillus boroniphilus, encodes the following:
- a CDS encoding proline dehydrogenase family protein, giving the protein MEQLMRNFFLFLSKNKFFTKMAKKYGLRLGAKRFVSGETVEQSVEVIKELNSKNLAATVDFLGEFVDNEREANERAESSIEMIIAIGREKLNAQLSVKMTSLGFDISEKVVMNNMRRIMDTAKENNVFVTIDMEDYERCQKTLDIFKQLKSEYDNIGTVIQAYLYRTEKDIEDLNQYSPNLRLVKGAYKESPEVAFPEKKDVDENFKKIIKMHLLNGNYTAVASHDDNIINFTKEFAKENNIPKSQFEFQMLFGIMPERQLQLAAEGYTMRVYVPFGTDWYGYFMRRLAERPANVAFVLKGMLKK
- a CDS encoding YuzL family protein; its protein translation is MARMKKNPSKAGVSAASVKGDAGPSMGQGGERKQNSQNSQYKK
- a CDS encoding 3-hydroxyacyl-CoA dehydrogenase NAD-binding domain-containing protein → MRQIQKAAVLGSGVMGSGIAAHLANIGIPTLLLDIVPRELTEQEKAKGLTLEDKQVRNRISAGALQKLLKQKPAPLASKKNLALIEAGNFEDDMEKLKDVDWVIEVVVENLDIKKKVFTDVDKYRKQGSIISSNTSGISVEAMAEGRSEDFRKHFLGTHFFNPPRYLKLLEVIPTKDTDPEVLSFVKNFGEDQLGKGVVEAKDTPNFIANRIGTYGLLVTVREMVKGGFSVGEVDSVTGPMIGRPKSATFRTLDVVGLDTFAHVAKNVYDQVEGEEKEVFEVPGFMKKMLENGWLGSKSGQGFFLKQGKEILELDPQTLDYGPRKKLKTASTEMAKQEKGLANKMKALVYAKDRAGELLWNIFSPVLVYSADLLGTIADDIVAVDRAMKWGFGWEMGPFEAWDALGVEKAISKMEAEGKTVPAWVKEMVEQGFTSFYKEEDGRLSYYHNGEYVAVEENPKAINLKLLKKQNGVIKKNGGASLIDLGDGIALLEFHSHSNSIGPDILQMINFAIDEVEKNYKGLVIGNQGKNFSVGANLAMILMEAQDDNIWDLDMVVRQFQQTTMKIKYSSKPIVAAPFGMTLGGGAEMCLPAAHIQASMETYMGLVEAGVGLIPGGGGNKELYIKHLEGLPKGVDFDLQKVANKVFETIAMAKVSTSGEEARENNFLNEADGISVNSDHLLYDAKQAALNLYESGYKAPVRKKVPVTGEPGYATLLLGAQTMQLSGYISEHDLKIAKKLAYVISGGKVPYGTEVDEQYLLDLEREAFLSLVAEPKSQQRMQHMLVKGKPLRN
- a CDS encoding acetyl-CoA C-acetyltransferase → MREAVIVAGARTPVGKAKKGTLANVRPDDLGALVVRETLKRAGNYEGNIDDLIIGCAMPEAEQGLNMARNIGALAGLSHEVPAITINRYCSSGLQAIANASERIMLGHADTIIAGGAESMSLVPMMGHVVRPNAKLAETAPQYYMGMGHTAEEVAKKYGISREEQDAFAVRSHQRAAKAIQEGKFEDEIVPVDVTLRTVGKDNKLVEKTIQFKQDEGVRPDTNLETLAKLRPAFNIKGTVTAGNSSQTSDGAAAVMVMDREKAESLGLKPLAKFRSFALGGVPPEIMGIGPVVAIPKALKLAGLQVSDIGVFELNEAFASQSIQVIRELGLDEDKVNVNGGAIALGHPLGTTGAKLTLTVIHEMKRRNEQFGVVTMCIGGGMGAAGVFELL
- a CDS encoding acyl-CoA dehydrogenase family protein, whose protein sequence is MGNQTEKLVKGGSFLIEDVTYDHVFTPEDYTDEHKMIAKTTEDFVTNEVLPQVEYIEQHEFDRTVKLLKEAGELGLLGADVPEEYGGLSLDKISSALIAEKMAVAGGFSISHGAHVGIGSLPIVLFGNEEQKQKYLPALATGEKLAAYALTEPGSGSDALGAKTTAKLNAEGTHYVLNGEKQWITNAGFADVFVVYAKIDGEQFTAFIVEREYPGVSVGAEEKKMGIKSSSTRTLILEDAQVPVENLLGEAGKGHLIAFNILNIGRYKLGVGATGGAKQAFGLTVKYANQRQQFKTPISQFNLTKEKLATMASKIYATESSVYRTVGLFEERMNQLSEEEINNGKAVADSIAEYAIECSMNKVFATETLDYVVDEGVQIHGGYGFMQEYEIERAYRDSRINRIFEGTNEINRLLVPGTFLRKAMKGELPLLQKAQQLQEELMMLMPEEPGDEPLAQEKYLVKNAKKIGLLAAGLAAQKFGKALEKEQEILVNIADIISNAYSMESAVLRTEKAIDKDGLEKSKQKLLYTQIFCQEAFNEIERDAKETLVATEEGDALRMLTSALRKFTRHTPINVIAKKREAAEKLIEAERFIV
- a CDS encoding arsenate reductase family protein gives rise to the protein MAKTFYWYPKCGTCRNAKKWLDQHEVDYNEVHIVENPPSQSQLEEMLDKSGLDIKKFFNTSGQKYRELGMKDKIKTASKSELLELLASDGMLIKRPLMTDGEKVTVGFKEEEFEKAWL
- the gcvH gene encoding glycine cleavage system protein GcvH; the protein is MNAPKELRYSEEHEWVKVEGEKVTIGITDFAQSELGDIVFVELPEVGDEITVDQPFGSVESVKTVSELYAPVSGKVVGINEELNDSPEFVNESPYEKAWMITVELSDSSEVEKLMTAEQYEEMIKE
- a CDS encoding YusG family protein codes for the protein MMTLNKQKLDITDRVTGKLVNGQVQLYLEKEHIGTIKLPEGMQMELEHHFEAEQNKIYQHVSVPDQSEPRYTDCDEGGWC
- a CDS encoding toprim domain-containing protein; the protein is MTMDENHKVIIVEGSSDKKKVQAVLNEPVEIICTNGTIGVSKLDELIDSLFDKDVYILVDADASGEKLRKQFKREFPEANHLYIDRMYREVATAPENHIATVLIGANIDVHAEYLEKG
- a CDS encoding thioredoxin family protein, with product MEEWTKAEMENFLEEKRSGYLYFYTPMCGTCQVASKMLTVIEQLLPDVLSGKADLNYLPEMAARFEIQSVPCLIVLKKGEVQEKIYAFQSVPYLFEKLKEVKV